The following DNA comes from Alienimonas californiensis.
TCAACTCGATCCCGGTCGGGGCGCTGAAGCCGCCCAGTCGTCCGCCGGCGCCGACGACACGGTGGCAGGGCACCAGCAGCGGCGTGCGGTTCGACCGCATCACCCCGCCCACCGCCCGGGCGCCCCGCGGCGAGCCGGCCCGGGCGGCCAGTTCGGCGTAGGAGACCGTTTCCCCCCGCGGCACCCGCCGCAGCTCGGCGACGACCCGGCGGGCGAACGGCGTGGACGGCTCCGCCACGGCGAACGCCTCCAGATCGACCGGCTCCCCGGCGGCGAAGCGGGTGAGGGCGTCCGTCAACGCGGGCCGCCAGTCGCGGACGTCCTCGTCGTGCGTGCCGGCCGCGGTCCGCATTGCGGCGAGGGCGGCTTCCGGGCCGGCATGGCCGATCGTGAGGTGCGTCGCCGTCTCCGCCGACCCACGAACGGCGAACCACCCCAACGCGGTCGCGAAGCAGTGCACGGCCATCGGCGTCGGGGCGAAAGCGGGGAGGAAGGCGGAGCCGCAGTGTACGCGGCGACGCCGCCCGGGTCCCCAACGTCCCCGCTCCGTCGTACACTGCCGACTTCGACTCTGTTCGACTCCGTATCGCCGTCCCGCCGGCCCCCGTTCTTTCGCCCCGCCCGCCATGGACGCCTACGGCACGCTCGCCGACGACTTCTACGTCAACTGCAACCTCAACACCGAGATGCGGCTGCCCGAGGGCCGCGAGACGACGCTGCAGTTCTTCGAGCGGATCCGCAAGAAGTACGACACGATGCGGAACTTCTACACCCGCGAGAACGGCGACTTCGTCCTGGAAGAGGATAAGGACGGCGGCCACCAGCGCTGGGTCAGCCTGGAGCCGCGGCGGGTGTGCAGCGGGTACATCAACCCGCCGGACGTGGAGGACGCGATGGAGCAGCACATCCTCGTGCTCCAGCAGGTGCCGTACATGCTGTCGATCAGCCCGCTGGACTGCGAGGCGCTGGACTACACGCTGGGGTTCGACTTCACCTACCGCGGCAATCACGACGCATTGGTGGTCGAGGCGCTGGGCTCCGGACCGGGCATCGAACCGCTGACGGACATGCCGGGCTGCAGTGTGCTGAACTACGAGCCGGGCATCACCGTGGTGCTGGACGAGGAGTGCCGGTTGCAGGCCCGTCTGGCGGTGGAGACCCGCACGAACGCCTACCAACTGCGGCGGGACGACTTCCCGGAGGACCAGATCAGCGTCTACTTCACCGTCCGGCAGTACGGCAGCCTGGACGCCGGGGTCGCCTTCGAAGAGCGGCTGCTCACCCTGCGGGAGCACTGCGACCGGTTGATGGAGGAGCACGTCACCGACAGCGTGCTGCGGCCGTTGTCCCACGCCATCGCCGCGAAATAACGAACGGACCGCCGCCGCCGCCGCGCCGCGGCGTGCCGGAATCAGATGAGCGACGACGCCCCCCCCGCCGCGGTCGCGGAGACGCCGACCGACGACCGCCCGCAGCCCCAGCGCCGCCGGCCCCGCCGCTGGCGGCGGCGGCTGCGGGCCGTGCTGCCGTGGGCGGCGGGGGGCTATCTGCTGGCGGCGTTCACCGCGACGCACCTGCCGATGCCGAAAGAGGTGGGCGTCGAGATCGCCTACTTCGACAAGCTGGTGCACGCGACGATCTTCGCCGGCCTGAGCCTGCTGATCGCCGCCTGGCGCGTCACGCGCTTCGACCCGCCGCGGCGGGCCGCGGCGATCGCGTTCGCTCTCTGCCTCGTCTACGGGACGCTAGACGAACTCTCCCAGACGCTTGTCGACAGCCGCAAAGCGGACGGCTGGGATTTGCTGGCGGACGCCGTCGGGGCGCTG
Coding sequences within:
- a CDS encoding VanZ family protein, which gives rise to MSDDAPPAAVAETPTDDRPQPQRRRPRRWRRRLRAVLPWAAGGYLLAAFTATHLPMPKEVGVEIAYFDKLVHATIFAGLSLLIAAWRVTRFDPPRRAAAIAFALCLVYGTLDELSQTLVDSRKADGWDLLADAVGALLGLATFFPLLRWWRRHG
- a CDS encoding methylated-DNA--[protein]-cysteine S-methyltransferase — translated: MHCFATALGWFAVRGSAETATHLTIGHAGPEAALAAMRTAAGTHDEDVRDWRPALTDALTRFAAGEPVDLEAFAVAEPSTPFARRVVAELRRVPRGETVSYAELAARAGSPRGARAVGGVMRSNRTPLLVPCHRVVGAGGRLGGFSAPTGIELKKRLLALEAAPGHVPLAA